Within the Gloeobacter kilaueensis JS1 genome, the region TCTCGCGCAGTTCGCTGCGCTTTTGGATATTGAGGCGGCTGAAGTTGTCCCACATCTTTTGAAAAAAATCGCTCCAGCGGCGCGGGTCGGTGTCGCCGTCGTTGAAGTGAACGGCGTATTTTTCTTGTTCGACCAGCACAAAGCGCTGCAGGTTCTCAAACGGGATCTGCAGGTCGTTGCGGCGCTTGCGCAGGCCGGCTATCCAGTCGGCGACTTCTTTGCTGTAGGGCTTGGAGTTGTCGCCCATCGCAAGCGAGTCGAGCAGCTGGTGCTGGTTGTCCGATTCGGCGAGCATCAACCCCGGCAGCACCTCGGTCTTAATGAGATCGCGCATCGCCGTGGGCGAAGGGGTCGGATTCTGCCACCAGCGCACCACCTGGCCTGCCAATCTGGAAGCGCAGGCGTTGATCACCCGCTCCACCGGAAACTGGATGCTCGACAGGCCAAAGGTGATGAAGCTCTGGGGATAGCCCAGCGGGTCCGGGCTCGACCAGTGCTTGCGGATGTTGTCGCGCACCAGCTTCTTGTACTGGCTGAAACCAGAAGAAAAATCAAGAAAGATATTTTGGGCCACCATCTCGAGCACCGCTTCGAGGGTGGCGAAGGTGACCTTGTTGTTGGAATTGCCGACCAGGTAGCAGAAGTTAAAAGGCACGTCGCGGCTCGCTTGATCGCCGATGCGGTCGGAGGGCGAGGTGCTGTACTGGGCCTCGAAGCGCGTGTCGTTTCGGCTGTAATAATCCAGTTCCATCAAAGCGGCGTAGGCGTTGGCCACTACCCGGTCCCCCAGCCCCGAGAACGCTCCCGGCAGCACCAGGTAGGCCGACGACTGCGGCAAGTCCGAAGGCGGCACCCAGTCGCGCAGGTTGTAGGCCAGGTCCAGCAGCATTCCTGAGCCCGTACCGCCGGAGAGCGAGCCGACCACAAAGATATTGATGCCCTGGTCGAGCTGCACCTTCCAGGTATCGAGCATGTACTTCTCGTAGCCCCGAATCCGGCTGCGCGCCGCCGCAAAAGCCCCCTTGATCTGCTGGTAGTTGACCGCAAACGCGAAGCGGCCCAGAGCCCGGATCTGACCGGCTCCCGCCAGGATCGAATCGGTGCCTTTAAGCTGGGTTGGAAACCACTCCGCCAGGTACGGATAGGAACCGATCCGGCTTAGGATCGACTTGGCGTCTTCGACTTTTGTCCAGACCTGCTCGACGGGTCTCAGCGAGATGTCCTGCTTGAGCACGGTCTGGGGCTCAGAAACTTTTGCGTTCTGCTCGGTGTCGAGGTGCAAAAACGAGACGATCGGCAGCGCGTCGAGCGTCCCGTAGGACTCGACGATCATCCGCCGGATTTTGATCATGATTTCTTTGCCAGTGCCGCCGATGCCAATGATCACCGTCGGGGTCATCCCGGTATATTCAGCCATCGCCGCTCCCGTCTATTCCCCTTAAAACTAGCTGATCCGGGCGAGCTTCCGTAATTGGAGAGAGGGCCGGGCACTCTTGCTCTGCTAGAATTAAGGCTTGTAAAGAATTGTGAGCTTTTGTGTAATGGACACGTCCCTGGAGACCGTGCGCGAACAGCTGGCCAGTACCGATCCCAGTCAGCGGATGCGGGCGCTGGTGGCTCTGCGCTTTTTTAGCGACGAGGAGGCGGTACCGCTGCTCTACCAGGCGATTCAGGATCCGATACCGCTGGTGCGCGTCTATGCGGCCATCGGCCTGGGCAAAAAGAAGGGCAAGGACAACTTCGATCTGCTCACCCAGCTATTGAACAACGACAGAGATCCCTCGGTGCGGGCAGAGGCGGCGGGTTCTCTAGGATCGCTGGGCGATCTGCGCGCCGTCGATTATCTGCTGCGGGCCTACTACGAGGACATCGACTGGATCGTGCGCTACAGCGCCGTCGTCTCCCTCGGTCAGCTGCGCGACGAGCGGGGTTATACGGTGCTGCGCGACGCCCTCACCAGCGCCACCGACATGATCCGCGACGCCGCGATCAGTGCCCTCGGTGAACTCAGCGACAGCCGTGCCCTCGACGTGCTCCTGCCCCTCGTCTCCAACAGCGATCCGGAGGTGCGCCGCCGGGTGGCCCAGGCGCTCGGCCTCATCGCCACCGAACAGTGCCGCGCTCCCCTGTCCTACCTCAGCCGCGATGACGACAAGAACGTCGCGGAATTTGCCCGCTACTATCTTGAAAACCTCGACGAAAAACCGAAAACCCAGTAAAAGCTTTTATGCCCCCCTGTTTGAGTGAAATATCGGGCGAGGGGGAGGGGTTTTTGCTAACCGGCTAAGTTCACAGCAAACAATTTTCTGGCTGAACGCTGCCTGCGCCAGCGTTGGGTAGAATCGGCAACAACGACCCGGAGTCTGGTAGAGGCAACTTCCAGACCAGATGGAGCGATTTGTGAAAATATTCTTGCAGCAACTGAGGTTGAGAAGCGCTTCTGGCTGTATCTCTCTTGAGATAGAGAGTCGCGTCTCAAGAGAATGGTACATTTCGTTTTAGAAAAGACCTGCAGAGGATTCTATAGATCTCTGGCTATTCAAAATCGTTCCACAATCCCTTTACTTGGGTGAATTTCTGGGCACATTAGTAACGCTTTACCTATTATTTTATTTGGCGCTGTGCATTTTTCAACCGAAGTTCTTGCCTGTAGGTGACAGGGGGTCAACCAACATGCCGGTCATTCTTGACGTGTTAACAGACAGCCTTCACTTTTTTTCCTTCGCCTTTCTGCTGGCCGTTCTTCTGACGATCTTTGACCGGACCGTCAAGCGCAAAGCGGCGCTCGGTGAATGGCCCGCCCTCCTCGCCGTCCACCTTCCGGCGGCGGCCCTCAGCCGCTTTTTTGCCACTCACGGCTGGGAGTTTCTGGTGCCCCTCGGCGTCAATGCCGTCGCCTATCTGCTGGTGCGGCCCCTGATGCGCCCCTTTCGACCCTCCGGGCGATTGTTGTTCCTCACCAACACTCTGTTCATCGTCAGTTCTCTCGCCTGGGGCATCGCCTTTGCCGCCGGGCTTGAAATCAGTCTGCCCACGAGACTCTTGCTGTTCGCCAGCTATCCGCTCTTGATCCTCAGTCTGCCCATCGGCGTCGTGGCGATGATCGAGCAGTGGGAAGTGCTGGCGCGGGAGCACTGGCTGCGTCCGCGCACGATTCGACCGCTAGGCCAGCGCGAGGAGTATCCGCGCGTCTGCCTGCAGGTGCCCTGCTACGCCGAGCCGCCGGAGGTCGTGATCCAGACGCTCGATCGGCTGGCGGCCCTCGATTATCCCAACTTCGAGGTCATGGTGATCGACAACAACACCAAAGATCCCGAGTTGTGGAAGCCTCTTGAGGCCCACTGTGAGCGGTTGGGCGAGCGCTTTCGCTTCTTCCACGTCGATCCGCTGGCTGGGGCAAAGGCAGGAGCGCTCAATTTTGCCCTGCGCCACACGCCGAGCGAGGTCGAGATTGTCGGTGTAATCGACGCGGACTATCATGCCGAGGCCGATTTTCTCAGCGCCCTTCTGGGGCACTTCGACGATCCGCGCATGGGCTTCGTCCAGACGCCCCACGACTACCGCGACTGGCAAAGAAGCCCCTACCAGCGCCTGTGCTACTGGGAGTACAAGACCTTTTTTGCGACGACGATGCCCAGCCTCAACGAAAAGGATGCCGGGCTCACCGTCGGCACGATGTGCCTGATTCGCCGCCGGGCGCTCGAAGAGGCAGGGGGCTGGTCGGAGTGGTGCCAGACCGAAGATTCGGAGCTGGCCATCCGCATCCACGCCGCCGGTTACACTTCGGTCTACGTGCCCCAGACCTTTGGCCGGGGGCTGATTCCTGAGACCTTCGCCGGTTACAAAAAGCAGCGCTTCCGCTGGACCTATGGCCCGGTGCAGGAGTTCAAGCACCACCTCAAGCTCTTTTTGCCGGGGCGCTGGGCAGAGCCTTCTGCCCTCCGGCCCCTCCAGAAGCTGCACCACATGAACCACGGCCTCGGCCCCTTCACCACCGGCCTCAACTTTTTGCTGTTGCCGGTGATGCTGGCGGTGGTGGCCTCGATGGTCATCCATCATGAAGTGATCGCCGCGCCGCCGACTCTGTGGCTCGCTTCGAGCACGTCCCTGGTGGGAAGCTGGCTTTTAAGCTGGCTCATCTACCGCAGCGAGATGGGATGTTCGCTGCGCGATGCGCTGGGGGCGATGCTTGCCAAGCAGGCCCTCAGCCACACGATGATCATGGCGAGCGTGCGGGGGCTTTTTACCGACCGCATTCCCTGGCGGCGGACCAACAAGTTCAAGTCGCTGCCCAGCGGCCTGCAGGCGCTCGCCTCCGTCAAAGCTGAGTTGCTGTTGGGTCTGGGCTGCCTCGGTCTGGGCTGTGTCCTCGCGCTCCACCAGCGTCCGGGCAGCCTGGCTCACATGCTCGGTCTGGGCTTTATCCTCCAGAGCTTTGCTTATCTACCGGCTCCGCTGCTTGCCCTTATCGCCGAGGGCGAGATCCAGAAGGCCCACAGGCCACTGGTTGTCCGGCGGCCCGCCTGGCAGCTGTCGGGCCGGGCTCTGGCAGGCTCTGCCCTGGGTGGGGTGGCAGCGGCGGCGCTGGTCGCCCTGGGCCTGCAGGCACCCGCTAACCAGCCTGCAAGAACCGCCCTACCGGTCCAAAAGGCGCGGCCTGCAACGACAGCACAAATTCAGCCGCGCATTGCCACGGCGGTTGCCGGCACACCGGAGCATCCGCCGCTGGCAGCCCACACCTTCCGCGAACCAGGACGGGATATAGTGGCGGCGCTTCCCCAAAGAAGTGCGCCGCCTGCACCAGCGGCGCAGCGGGCTGAGGCCAGACGCTCAGCACCCCTCGCCACCGGCCAAAACCCGCAAAAAGTTGCAGCACCCCCCGGCGGTGAACCGGAGCAGACCCAACCCGCCGACGCAGAGCTGGCACTGATTCCGGCGGAGGAGCCGACTACAGCCATTCAGCTACTGGCGGTCACCACCCCGGCGGTTCCCAACTGCTACGATCCCCAGCTCAAGGCGCGCGACTACCGCTGCTTCAACCGCAAAAATTAAAGTGCGCCTGGCACCGGACCGGGGCGGTAGAATCTTCTGCCGTCCTGGTTTGCTTAAAGGTGCTCTTGAAAGAAGCGGGCGGTGCGCTCTTCGAGCCGGATGCGCACCTGCGGGTCGGGAACCATGTGGGTAAGACCGCTCAAGGGGAGGATTTGATGGTCGCGCCCGGCACGGAACAGGGCGTCGGAGAGCTTCAGCGAGTGCAAGAAGAACACGTTGTCGTCGCTGGTGCCATGGACGATGAGCAGGGGCCGCTCCAACTTGGCGGCGTAGGTGAGCAGCGAACTTTGCTCGTAGCCTTGCGGGTTGTCCGCAGGCAGGCCCAGGTAGCGCTCGGTGTAGTGGGTATCGTAGTCGAGCCAATCGACCACCGGCGCGCCGGCCACCGCCGCCTTGAAGATGTCCGGGCGGCGCAGCACGGCGAGGGCAGACATGTAGCCGCCGAAGGACCAGCCGGTGATCCCGACCCGGCTGAGATCCAGCTCGTGAAGGCGCTTGCCCAGGGCCTTCAACGCACTTACCTGATCGTCCAGGGGGATAGCTGCGAAGTTACCGGCGATCGCCCGCTCCCAGTCCCGGCCCCGACCGGGCGTGCCGCGTCCATCGATCGAGACGACGATGAAGCCCTGGTCAGCCAGCCACTGGGGGCGCAGGTAGTTGACCATCGTCGCACTCACCTTCTGGGCACCGGGTCCGCCGTAGACATCGACGATCACCGGATAGCGCCGGGCCGGATCGAAGTTCTGGGGCCGCACCAGGCTGCAATAGAACGTCAACTGCTCCGGGGTGGTGACCTGAACGATTTCGCTATGGGGAATAAAAGGCGATTCGAGGGCGACCGAAGGCAGAGCCCCGATCCGCCTGCCCTCGCGGTCATAGACACTCCAGTTCGTCAGCGTTCGCGGATTGCTCTCACTGCGCACCGAGAGCGAAAAGTCCTTTGCAAAGAGGGCAAGGTGTTGCCCCTGGCCGCTGGTGAGCGCCTCCGGCTTCCCGCCATCCAGCGGGACGCGAGAAATCTGGGTGGTAGTCGGATCCGGACCAAATTGATAGTAGACCTGGCGGGTCCGCTCATCGACTGCCAGAGCGTTCTTTTCGGGAATATAGCCGCTCGTGGCGGGCAGCAGCACCCGCACCAACTGCCCCCGCCGGTCCCGCAATTCCAGTTGCGGGCCGCCCTCGCGCTCGCTGGTCCACAAAAATCCCGAGCCGTCCACAAGCCAGCGCGGCGTCTGCTGATCGAGGTTCAGCCAGGCCGGATCGCTCTCGCTCAGCAGCAATTCGCTCTGGCCAGTGGTTGTGTCCACCGCCAGCACCTGTTCCTGGCGCTGGTGCCGGTCCTGGACGACCAGGGTGAGCGGCCCGCCCTGCTCCCACTTGACGGTGGCCAGATAGGGAAAGCGTGCCCGCTCCCAGCTTACCCAGGTGGTCCGGCCCCCCCCAGCCGGTAGAATTCCAAGCCTGACTGAGACGTTGGCCTTGCCGGGGCGCGGATAGCGCTGGGCATAAATTTCAGCGCCGGGCTTGGCCGGATCGCTCGGATGCCACGCCTCGACGCCGCTGGCGTCCGCCTCCTCGTAGGCGATGAAGCGGCTGTCGGGCGACCACCAGTAGCCTGTAAAGCGGTCCATCTCCTCCTGGGCGACAAATTCGGCCAGGCCGTGGGTCAGTTCGTCGCTGGCCCCTTCGGTGAGTCGCCGCTCTTTGCCCCCCGCCAGATCGAAGGCGTAGAGATCGCCTTCGAGGACGTAGGCCACCTGGGTACCGTCGGGTGAAAAGCGCGGATCGAGCAGGGTGCCGGGGCTGGTGGCGAGCTTCTGGACGCTGCCACGGTTGCGGGTGTAGACGAACAGTTGCCCCGAGAGGCTCACCAGCACCTTGGAACCGTCCTCGCTTAGATCGAAGCTGGTGATGCCGGTGGTGCTCACCCGCATCCGCTCGCGCCGGGCCTTCTCCTCGGGCGAGAGCTGCTCGTCGCTGCTCCCTGAGAGCTTTTCGGGAGAGAGCACCTCGCGGGCCGTGCCGCTCACCGGATCAAATTCGTAGAGGCTCAGCCGGGGCGAGCGCGCCTCGGAGCGCAAAAACAGCACCCCCTGGCCGCCGGGGAGCGGGCGGGCGCGCAGGGGCCGCCCGAGGCTGAAGCCGCGCGTCACCGCGTAGTCGCTCAAAAAATTTGGCGTATTCAAGGTCGAGGCGATCTTTGGTACAGGGGCAGACAAACCGAGGCTGCTCCCGCCCAGCAGGCAGGAGCAGACCAGGACCATCGAGAGTATCGGGCGCATGAGGGAAGTGTAACCAAATTGTCGGCCTTCCCGCTGCGCCCGCTGCCCAAAAACTGCCCTTAGAGCGCCTTGCAGACAAAGACCTCTTCGCTGCCGAAGGTACTGCCGGTGCGGTGGACCACCGGTTTGCCCTCCTGCAACTGCAGGTCTTTGATCGGGGCGACGACGGAGGCCGCCACCAGGCCGACGCACAATTCTGCCGGTTTGCCCACCGCCTGGGGGGGCAGGTTGATGCTCACTCTGGTGCTGTAGCTTTTGCCCGGCGAAAGGAGCGTAAAGCTATAGAGCGGCGGGAAGGTGGGCGAGAGCAGGCCAAGGCCAAATTGTCCGACGCGGATGCGATCGCCCGGCAGGACCGCGATGCGCCCCGGATTGAGGTCGTCCGGCGTCTTGGTGGCGTCGCTGCTCACAGCGTTGATCAGGACCACTTTTTCTTTTGAGCGGTTTACGATCTCGAAGCTGACTTCGAGGCGCTCTTTGGTGGCAGTGTGGTTCTGCACCGTCAGGGCAAATTCGGCGGCGTTCGGCTTGCCGGCAGGGACACCTGTCCCCTCGGCCAGAACGGTAGAAGGATCTTGCATGGTTGACACACTTCCTTGCTGAGTGCGGTTGGCTGATGTCGATGACTGGCAGGCAGCGAGAGCCTGGGCGCAGAGGAGCCCGGCGACGATCGCTGCCGAGCAGAGGGAGGTTTGTGCGATTCTCACAGCAGATAAACTCCGGCGATTACGTCAGAGGACCGGTGTAGTTGGGCCGCTGTTGCCGCCCCAATTCGTCGCTGATGCCCCGCTCGGTCGCGTAGGTCGGGTTGTCGCGCGAGGCCGGGGTGGCCGGGTTGTTGTCGTTGTCGAAGGGCACACCCTGGTTGGGCAGACCGACCGCCTGCCGCTCGTCGTTGTTGGCCGAGCCTGCCGGTTCGTCCGCGCCGGTGTAGGTGCCGGACTGCAGGGTGCCGGAGGTGATGTTCCAACCGTGGGACATCTCGTGGTAGAGCACCTCGAAGGGCGTCTCCTCCTTGCCGCCGATCTCGACGTTGATGTTGGGGTTGTAGCCGATCGTCACATCCTGACCGGCGGCGGGGTTGCCGCTCGCATCGAGGAAGGGATTGTTGCCCACCCCCCGGCCTGCCCAGTCGGCGTAGCCGTTGTCTACGTCGATCTGCCGGAAGGTGACGTTCTGGCCGGTGTTGTCGATGTCGCGCAGAAGCTGCTGGCCGTTCACCGACGAGCGCATCAGATCGAGGTCGTCTTCGACCCGGTCGCGGAAGGCCGCCTGCTCGTCGCCCGAGAGCGCCCGTGCGTCGGGGGTGTCCGGGTTGCCATCGACGTCGGCGTTGGTGTCAAAGGAGATGTTGCTGCCCAGGGTAGAGTCGAACTCCACCGCCACCGTGCGGTTGGTGCCCGCCCCGCCGTCGGTGCGATCGCTGCTGTCGGCGTAGAGCGTATCGTCGCCGCTGCTGCCCACGAGTCGGTCCTTGCCTTCGCCGCCGTTGAGGGTATCGTTGCCTTCGCCCCCCAGAACGGCGTCGTTGCCCCGACCGCCGGAGACAAAATCATCGCCGGTGCCGCCGCTCACGGTGTCGTCGCCTTTGCCGCCTTCGAGATAATCGTTGCCAGCATCGCCGGAGACCAGATCTTTGCCCTGGCCGCCGTAGATCGTGTCGTCGCCGTCGTTGCCGTAGAGTTCGTCGTCGCCTTTGCCGCCATCGATGTAGTCGCGGTCGGCTCCCCCAGAGATCAGATCGTTGCCGTCGCCGCCGATGAGCCGGTCTTTGCCCGCGCCGCCCCGCAGGTAATCGTTGCCCTGGCCGCCGTCGATAAAGTCCTTGCCCGCACCGCCGCTGATGTCGTCGTTGCCCGCACCGCCCTCGATGCGGTCATCGCCCGAGCCGCCGCTGATCCGGTCGTTGCCGTCGCCGCCCACCAGGTGCATGGCGTTGTGCACGCTCGCGTCTACCCGGATCGTGTCATCGCCCTTACCGCCGTCGATCGTGAGGTGATCGGCGTCGGCCCCCAGGTAGTCGTGCCCCCGGCCCCGGCCATCGCGGACGGTGACGCCATCGATGTTGCCGTCGTGGTCGCAGTGGGAGGTGACGTTGAAGGTGTCGTTGCGATCGCCGCCTGCGAGGGTGATGTTGCCCTTCGCGTCGCGGGTCTCGCTAAAAGAAGGCCCAGCTGGTGCCGCGCCCAGGGGAGCGGTGGGGGTCGAAGCGACGGTAGCGTCGTCTGGGGAAGTATCCGGTACAAAAGTCGGCAGGTCCATATCCAGGGCCGGAGCATCCCCATTGAGATCTTGATCGCCGGTGCTGAAGGGCTGATCGATGTCCAGTGCTGGAGCCTCTGCGTTCAGATCCTGATCGCCCGTACTGAAGGGAGCGTCCTCCAGACCAAAGTTGAGGCCGCCCATCTCTTGATCGAAGCTGTCGCCGAACGGATTACCGCCGTCCTGGCCCTGCCAGTCGAAGTCTTGCCCCCCGGCAGCGGGATCCTGTTCATCAAAAGCAGTATATACTAAATTTGGATCATAGTCCGTGCTCTCGGTGTCCAGCAGGCCCAGAGGCAGATCACCCGATTCGGCCCCGGCAGGTTCGCCCTCAGTGCCTTCTTCGCCGCTGTCGCTCTGCTCAGTCTCGGCGTAGGCATCGTCCTCTTCGCCGCCTTCGCCGCCGTAATCTTGTTCGTTGTCGAGCGGAAATTCTTCGTCCATAACTAACTCACCGTTGGGGTAATGTTTTCAAACCGCCTGTTCATCAGGTTCCCCTCTGTAGGCATCCTGGCAGTGGCCTTTAGGGGAGCCAGATCGAAGAAGGTGCTTTGAGGCGCAAGATTCAGTCAAGACACCGCTTGAGCGCTCTCAACCCTACATTAGGGCAGCGCCTGGGGCGCTATGCACGCAACGCACAACAATCTTGACGTTGCCTTTGACCGGGCTTTATACACAGCCGGAGGGGAGCGCTTTTTTGTCGGACGACTGGTTTTTGAGAACGAAGCACGATGCCCCCGGCAGGACTTGAACCTGCGCACAAGGTTTAGGAAACCTCTGCTCTATCCCCTGAGCTACGAGGGCACGTCCTGAGCGATTTTACTGTGTTCTTGCAGCGGTGCGGCAGAGGCAATCTCGACGAATTTCCCGGCGCGCCGGTGCTCTGGTGCTACGATGAGCCTCAATCCTGTCCTGGTGGCTATGGACCTGAAAGACTACATTCGCGATGTTCCCGACTTTCCAGAACCGGGCATTCTCTTTCGCGACATCACGACCCTGCTGGCGGAACCGGGAGCGCTGCGCTACGCGATCGATGCGCTGGCAGACAAAGTAGCGGGTCTGGCCCCCGATTATGTAGCAGGGATCGAATCGCGGGGTTTTATCTTTGGCACCCCCCTGGCTCTCGCCCTCGGCTGCGGCTTTGTGCCGGTGCGCAAGCCGGGTAAGCTACCGGCGGCGGTTTTTCGCGAAGAGTACACCCTCGAATACGGCAAGAACGTCCTTGAGATCCACCAGGATGCTCTGGGGACAGCAAGCCGGGTGCTCGTCGTCGATGATCTGCTTGCCACCGGCGGCACGGCGGCAGCGACAGCCCAACTGATTCACCGGGCAGGCGGCACAGTTGTGGGATTCGGTTTTATCATAGAGTTAACCTTTCTCAATGGGCGTGCAAGGCTGCCGGAGGGTACTCCGGCAGTTGCTCTGGTCTCTTACTAAGTGGGAAGGGGGTGGTGGCAGTATGACCCTGGTAACGGCTGAGCTTGCAGCACTCGAATTGCCGGACTGGCTCAAAGATTGCCTGGAACATCCACACGGTACGCAGGAAGCCAGTACGGCGGGGGGTGAGCCGATCTTGACCAGCGGTGGTCGGACGGTGAGCCTCGATCGCGCTCTGGTGGCCCGCGCCTTTGAATTTGCCTACCGGCTGCACGCCGGTCAGCGCCGCGCCTCCGGTGAGCCCTATATCATCCATCCGGTGCTGGTGGCCGGGATGCTGCGGGAGCTGGGCAGCGACAGCGCGATGGTGGCGGCAGGGTTTTTGCACGACATCATCGAGGACACCGACACCACCCTTGAGGAGTTAGAAAAGCTCTTCGGTGCGCCGGTCAGGCAACTGGTCGAGGGAGTGACCAAACTCTCCAAGTTCACCTTCGACAGCAAAGAAGAGCGCCAGGCCGAAAATTTTCGGCGGATGTTCCTCGCGATGGCCCAGGATATCCGGGTGATCGTCGTCAAGCTCGCCGACCGCCTGCACAACATGCGCACGCTCGACTTTTTGCCCGAGCACAAGCAGCGGCGCATTGCCCGCGAGACGATGGAGATCTTTGCGCCCCTCGCCAACCGCCTCGGTATCTGGCGCTTCAAGTGGGAGCTTGAGGATCTCTCGTTCAAGTACCTCGACCCCGAAGCTTACCGCAACATGCAAAAGCTCGTCTCCCAGAAGCGGGCCGAGCGCGAAGAATTTATCGATGTCGTCGTCAAGACCCTGCGCCGGGAGATCGAACGCCAGCACATCCAGGGCGAGATCACCGGGCGGCCCAAGCACCTCTGGGGCATCTATCAAAAGATGCAGCGCCAGCAAAAAGAATTCCACGAGATCTACGACGTCTCAGCGATCCGGATCATCGTCAGCGAGCAGGAGGAGTGCTACCGGGCGCTGTCGATCGTCCATAACAAGTTCCGCCCGATCCCTGGGCGCTTCAAGGACTACATCGGCCTGCCCAAGCCCAACCGCTACCAGTCGCTGCACACCGCCGTCGTCGGTCCGGAGGGCAAGCCGCTGGAGGTGCAGATTCGGACCCTCGACATGCACCGCACCGCCGAGTACGGCATCGCCGCCCACTGGAAATATAAAGAAGCGGGCTCGGTCGCTGTGAGCAGCCAGGAAGAAAAGTTTACCTGGCTCAGGCAGCTACTGGACTGGCAGAACGACCTCAAAGACGGCGGCGAGTACCTCGAAACCCTCAGAGAAGACCTTTTTTACTCCGAGGTCTACGTCTTCACGCCAAAGGGCGACGTGGTCGAGCTGCCGCGTGGAGCGACGCCAGTCGATTTTGCCTACCGCATCCACACCGAAGTCGGCAACCGCTGCGTCGGAGCGAAAGTCAACGACCGAATGGTGCCCCTCGACTCGCAGCTTAAAAACGGCGACATCGTCGAGATCCTCACCTCCAAAAGCTCGCACCCGAGCCTCGACTGGATCAACTTTGTCGTCACCAGTTCCGCCAAAAACCGCATCCGCCAGTGGTTCAAGCGCGCCCACCGCGATCAAAATATCGACCAGGGCCGCGAGATGCTCGCCCGTGAACTGGGCAAGAGCAACCTCGAAAATCTCCTCAGATCCGACCGGGTGCTCAAGATCGCCCAGCGCCTCAACTACAGCAGCGTCGAGGACATGCTCGCCGCTCTGGGCTACGGGGAGGTGACGCTGGCGAGCGTCCTCAACAAACTGCCAGAAAATACGCCGAGCGCAGCCGAGGCGATCGAGCTGCCGCAGCAAAAGACCGCCGGTGTGCCCGCCCCGAGCGACAAGCCGATTTTGGGCATCGAAGGGATGCCCTACCACCTGGCCAGGTGCTGCAATCCGCTGCCAGGAGAACCGATTATCGGCGTCGTCACCCGCGTCAACCGCTCGATCACCATCCACCACCACGGCTGCCCGAACGCCACCAAAGTCGATCCCGACCAGCTCATTCCCGTCGCCTGGAACCGCAGCTACTCCCAGCCGGGCCGTCCCCACACCTACCCGGTCGAAATCCAGGTAGAGGTGATCGACCGGATCGGGATGCTCAAAGACCTGCTCGATCGCCTCGCCAGCGAGCGGATCAACGTCCGCGACGCACGGGTGAGCACCTATCCCAACTCGACAGCGATCGTCGATCTTAAAATCGACATCACCGGCAAGCAGCAACTCGATCAGGTCACCGCTCAGATGGGCAAAATGGCCGACGTCCTCACGGTGCGGTGTCGCCACCGCCACCGCGAGTAAAAGTTCAACCGATCGCCGCCGCTTCTGAGTGCAGGGCTGCCTCGTCCTGTTCGCCGGTGCGGATGCGCACCACCCGGCTCACCGGCGAGACAAAGATCTTGCCGTCGCCGATCGTGCCGGTTCTGGCCGTGCGCACGATCA harbors:
- a CDS encoding RelA/SpoT family protein; the protein is MTLVTAELAALELPDWLKDCLEHPHGTQEASTAGGEPILTSGGRTVSLDRALVARAFEFAYRLHAGQRRASGEPYIIHPVLVAGMLRELGSDSAMVAAGFLHDIIEDTDTTLEELEKLFGAPVRQLVEGVTKLSKFTFDSKEERQAENFRRMFLAMAQDIRVIVVKLADRLHNMRTLDFLPEHKQRRIARETMEIFAPLANRLGIWRFKWELEDLSFKYLDPEAYRNMQKLVSQKRAEREEFIDVVVKTLRREIERQHIQGEITGRPKHLWGIYQKMQRQQKEFHEIYDVSAIRIIVSEQEECYRALSIVHNKFRPIPGRFKDYIGLPKPNRYQSLHTAVVGPEGKPLEVQIRTLDMHRTAEYGIAAHWKYKEAGSVAVSSQEEKFTWLRQLLDWQNDLKDGGEYLETLREDLFYSEVYVFTPKGDVVELPRGATPVDFAYRIHTEVGNRCVGAKVNDRMVPLDSQLKNGDIVEILTSKSSHPSLDWINFVVTSSAKNRIRQWFKRAHRDQNIDQGREMLARELGKSNLENLLRSDRVLKIAQRLNYSSVEDMLAALGYGEVTLASVLNKLPENTPSAAEAIELPQQKTAGVPAPSDKPILGIEGMPYHLARCCNPLPGEPIIGVVTRVNRSITIHHHGCPNATKVDPDQLIPVAWNRSYSQPGRPHTYPVEIQVEVIDRIGMLKDLLDRLASERINVRDARVSTYPNSTAIVDLKIDITGKQQLDQVTAQMGKMADVLTVRCRHRHRE
- a CDS encoding adenine phosphoribosyltransferase — encoded protein: MDLKDYIRDVPDFPEPGILFRDITTLLAEPGALRYAIDALADKVAGLAPDYVAGIESRGFIFGTPLALALGCGFVPVRKPGKLPAAVFREEYTLEYGKNVLEIHQDALGTASRVLVVDDLLATGGTAAATAQLIHRAGGTVVGFGFIIELTFLNGRARLPEGTPAVALVSY